One genomic region from Pseudoduganella dura encodes:
- the der gene encoding ribosome biogenesis GTPase Der, with translation MKPVIALVGRPNVGKSTLFNRLTRSRDALVADLPGLTRDRHYGEGRVGDRPFLVIDTGGFEPVAKEGIMFQMALQTKQAVAEADVVIFLVDGRQGMTPHDKTITDFLRRSGRPVLLVVNKAEGMKYTSAVSDFYELGLGDPYAISGAHGDGVNDLVQETLDKAFASRPDDADELLPSERGIKLALVGRPNVGKSTLINTLLGEERVIAFDMPGTTRDSIEIPFERDGKHYTLIDTAGIRRRGKVFEAIEKFSVVKTLQSISEANVVVLMLDAQQDISEQDAHIAGFILESGRALVLAVNKWDGLQTHQRDQVKNDMDRKLDFLGFAKTHFISALKGTGIGPLMKSVDAAYGAAMADLSTPKLTRALLEAVEKQEPKRKGGLRPKMRYAHQGGMNPPIIVIHGNSLDAISEPYKRYLEKHFRDTFQLVGTPLRIELRTGKNPFDKRDKG, from the coding sequence ATGAAGCCGGTAATTGCACTCGTGGGGCGCCCGAACGTCGGGAAATCGACCCTTTTCAATCGTCTGACCCGCTCGCGCGATGCGCTGGTGGCGGACTTGCCTGGACTGACGCGTGACCGTCACTACGGCGAGGGCCGCGTCGGCGACCGCCCGTTCCTGGTCATCGATACCGGTGGTTTCGAACCGGTCGCCAAGGAAGGCATCATGTTCCAGATGGCGCTGCAGACCAAGCAGGCCGTGGCCGAAGCGGACGTGGTGATCTTCCTCGTCGACGGCCGCCAGGGCATGACGCCGCACGACAAGACCATCACGGACTTCCTGCGCCGCAGCGGCCGCCCGGTGCTGCTGGTGGTGAACAAGGCCGAAGGCATGAAGTACACCTCGGCCGTATCGGATTTCTACGAGCTGGGCCTGGGCGATCCGTATGCCATCTCCGGCGCCCACGGCGACGGCGTGAACGACCTGGTGCAGGAAACGCTGGACAAGGCGTTCGCCTCGCGCCCGGACGACGCCGATGAGCTGCTGCCGTCCGAACGCGGCATCAAGCTGGCGCTGGTCGGCCGGCCGAACGTGGGCAAGTCCACGCTGATCAACACGCTGCTGGGCGAGGAGCGCGTGATCGCGTTCGACATGCCCGGCACCACCCGCGATTCGATCGAGATCCCGTTCGAACGCGACGGCAAGCACTACACGCTGATCGATACCGCCGGCATCCGCCGCCGCGGCAAGGTGTTCGAGGCGATCGAGAAATTCTCGGTCGTCAAGACGCTGCAGTCGATCTCGGAAGCGAACGTGGTGGTCCTGATGCTCGATGCCCAGCAGGATATCTCCGAGCAGGATGCGCACATCGCCGGGTTCATTCTCGAAAGCGGCCGCGCCCTGGTGCTGGCGGTGAACAAGTGGGACGGCCTGCAGACGCACCAGCGCGACCAGGTCAAGAACGACATGGACCGCAAGCTGGACTTCCTCGGCTTCGCCAAGACCCACTTCATCTCGGCACTGAAGGGCACCGGCATCGGCCCGCTGATGAAATCCGTGGACGCCGCCTACGGAGCCGCCATGGCCGACCTGTCGACGCCGAAGCTTACGCGTGCACTGCTGGAAGCGGTCGAGAAGCAGGAACCGAAGCGCAAGGGCGGCCTGCGGCCGAAGATGCGCTATGCCCACCAGGGCGGCATGAACCCGCCGATCATCGTCATCCACGGCAACTCCCTCGATGCGATCAGCGAGCCGTACAAGCGCTACCTGGAAAAGCATTTCCGGGACACGTTCCAGCTCGTGGGGACGCCGCTGCGCATCGAATTGCGCACCGGTAAAAACCCGTTCGACAAGCGCGACAAGGGCTGA
- the pilW gene encoding type IV pilus biogenesis/stability protein PilW: MQPSAQCRTRLAALGMAGLLVAQLSACTGGPAGTAGANGMGGMGATSGKAELPTLSDATAAQKRAQIRMQLAVGYFEQGQLPIALDEIKKALAADPDYAEAYGVRALIYMRMGENALADDNFKRALQLAPNNPDIANNYGSFLCQNDRVAESFRWFDAALASRQYSSPVKAMNNAGSCALKSRNYERAEQYLLQALQLAPDQPSTSANLARVYYERRDYVRANFFITRLGKVARADSLPADVLWLAIRVQHRLGDKGAEEAWATQLRRHHTASPEYAAYQRGAFDE; encoded by the coding sequence ATGCAGCCGAGCGCCCAGTGCCGCACGCGCCTGGCAGCCCTCGGCATGGCCGGGCTGCTGGTCGCGCAGTTGTCCGCCTGTACCGGCGGTCCGGCGGGCACGGCGGGCGCGAATGGCATGGGCGGCATGGGCGCCACGAGCGGCAAGGCCGAGCTGCCCACGCTGTCCGATGCCACGGCCGCGCAAAAGCGCGCCCAGATCCGCATGCAGCTGGCGGTCGGTTACTTCGAGCAGGGCCAGTTGCCGATCGCGCTCGACGAGATCAAGAAAGCGCTTGCCGCCGACCCCGACTACGCGGAAGCCTACGGCGTGCGCGCGCTGATCTACATGCGCATGGGCGAGAACGCGCTGGCCGATGATAATTTCAAGCGCGCATTGCAACTGGCGCCGAACAATCCGGACATCGCGAACAACTATGGTTCGTTCCTGTGCCAGAACGACCGCGTGGCCGAATCGTTCCGCTGGTTCGACGCGGCGCTGGCCAGCCGCCAGTATTCGTCGCCGGTGAAGGCCATGAACAATGCCGGCAGTTGCGCGCTGAAGAGCAGGAATTACGAACGGGCCGAGCAATATTTGCTGCAGGCACTGCAGCTGGCACCGGATCAGCCGTCGACCAGCGCCAACCTGGCGCGGGTCTATTACGAGCGTCGCGACTACGTGCGCGCGAACTTCTTCATTACCCGCCTGGGCAAGGTGGCCAGGGCCGACAGCCTGCCGGCAGATGTGCTGTGGCTGGCGATCAGGGTGCAGCACCGGCTCGGCGACAAGGGGGCGGAAGAAGCTTGGGCAACGCAGTTACGCCGCCACCATACCGCCTCGCCCGAGTATGCTGCGTATCAGCGTGGGGCGTTTGATGAGTGA
- the hflX gene encoding GTPase HflX, which produces MRAALVGVDFGQGDFAASVDELMLLARSAGAEPITTITGKRSSPDAAYFVGSGKADEIGHAVQDHQLEIVIFNHALSPAQQRNLEKRLNVRVLDRTSLILDIFAQRAQSHEGKLQVELAQLQHLSTRLIRGWTHLERQKGGIGLRGPGETQLETDRRLIGERVRMLRARLAKLRKQHETQRRSRGRNNAFSISLVGYTNAGKSTLFNALTKAGVYVADQLFATLDTTSRRVFMGEEAGNVVISDTVGFVRELPHQLVAAFRATLEETIHADLLLHVVDGASPVRMEQIEEVNAVLREIGADHIPQILVWNKIDAAGLEPAVERDEHDKISRVFISARTGDGLDLLRASLTEAAQQHREASARPKDDTPADAISTFTDV; this is translated from the coding sequence ATGCGCGCAGCTTTAGTCGGGGTGGATTTCGGCCAGGGCGACTTCGCCGCCAGTGTCGATGAATTGATGCTGCTCGCGCGTTCCGCAGGAGCGGAGCCCATCACGACCATCACCGGCAAGCGTTCCAGCCCCGATGCTGCCTACTTCGTCGGCAGCGGCAAGGCCGATGAAATCGGCCATGCCGTGCAGGATCACCAGCTGGAGATCGTCATCTTCAATCACGCGCTGTCGCCTGCCCAGCAGCGCAACCTGGAAAAGCGCCTGAACGTGCGGGTGCTCGACCGTACCAGCCTGATCCTCGACATCTTCGCCCAGCGTGCCCAGAGCCACGAGGGCAAGCTGCAGGTCGAGCTGGCCCAGTTGCAGCATCTTTCCACGCGGCTGATCCGCGGCTGGACTCACCTCGAACGCCAGAAGGGCGGTATCGGCCTGCGCGGTCCTGGTGAAACCCAGCTGGAAACCGACCGCCGGCTGATCGGCGAGCGGGTGCGCATGCTCCGTGCGCGGCTGGCCAAGCTGCGCAAGCAGCACGAGACGCAGCGTCGTTCGCGCGGCCGCAACAACGCTTTCTCCATATCGCTCGTCGGTTACACCAATGCCGGCAAGTCCACGCTGTTCAACGCGCTGACCAAGGCCGGCGTCTACGTGGCCGACCAGCTGTTCGCCACGCTCGACACCACGTCGCGCCGCGTGTTCATGGGTGAGGAGGCCGGCAATGTCGTGATTTCCGACACGGTCGGCTTCGTGCGCGAGCTGCCCCACCAGCTGGTGGCGGCATTCCGCGCCACGCTGGAGGAAACCATCCATGCCGACCTGCTGCTGCATGTCGTCGATGGAGCGAGCCCTGTGCGCATGGAGCAGATCGAAGAAGTCAATGCCGTGCTGCGCGAGATCGGCGCCGACCATATTCCGCAGATCCTCGTGTGGAACAAGATCGACGCGGCCGGCCTGGAGCCGGCGGTGGAACGTGATGAACATGATAAGATTTCACGCGTGTTCATCAGCGCCCGGACGGGTGACGGCCTCGATCTGCTGCGTGCGTCGCTCACCGAGGCAGCCCAGCAGCACCGCGAGGCAAGTGCGCGTCCGAAGGACGACACGCCGGCCGATGCCATTTCCACATTCACCGACGTTTAA
- the ispG gene encoding flavodoxin-dependent (E)-4-hydroxy-3-methylbut-2-enyl-diphosphate synthase → MTEYNTAIPSGPAARRPSKGVLVAHGDRKVWVGGDHPVVVQSMTNTDTADAVGTAIQIKELARAGSELVRLTVDRPEAAQAVPYIRDQLDKMGVDVPLVGDFHYNGHTLLTEYPDCAAALSKYRINPGNVGKGAKRDTQFAQMIEVAIRHQKPVRIGVNWGSLDQALLARIMDENAVRANPWSAQAVMYEALITSAIENAQRAEEIGLGRDKIVLSCKVSGVQDLIAVYRELGKRCDYALHLGLTEAGMGSKGIVASTAALSVLLQEGIGDTIRISLTPEPGGDRTREVIVGQEILQTMGLRKFMPMVIACPGCGRTTSTTFQELADDIQTFLREQMPEWKKSHPGVEGMNVAVMGCIVNGPGESKHANIGISLPGTGESPAAPVFVDGQKFATLRGDTIVQEFQQIVLDYVKKNYSTSAVV, encoded by the coding sequence ATGACCGAATACAATACCGCGATTCCTTCCGGCCCCGCCGCCCGCCGCCCCAGCAAGGGCGTGCTGGTCGCGCATGGCGACCGCAAGGTATGGGTCGGCGGCGACCACCCCGTCGTCGTGCAGTCGATGACCAATACCGATACCGCCGATGCCGTCGGCACCGCGATCCAGATCAAGGAGCTGGCGCGCGCCGGTTCCGAGCTGGTGCGTCTGACGGTGGACCGGCCCGAGGCGGCGCAGGCCGTGCCGTACATCCGCGACCAGCTCGACAAGATGGGCGTGGATGTGCCGCTGGTGGGCGATTTCCACTACAACGGCCACACGCTGCTGACCGAATACCCGGATTGCGCGGCCGCGCTGTCGAAATACCGCATCAATCCCGGCAACGTGGGCAAGGGCGCCAAGCGCGACACCCAGTTCGCCCAGATGATCGAAGTGGCGATCCGCCACCAGAAACCGGTGCGCATCGGCGTCAACTGGGGCTCGCTGGACCAGGCGCTGCTGGCACGCATCATGGACGAGAACGCCGTGCGCGCCAATCCGTGGAGCGCCCAGGCGGTGATGTACGAGGCGCTGATCACGTCGGCCATCGAGAACGCCCAGCGCGCCGAGGAAATCGGCCTGGGCCGCGACAAGATCGTATTGTCGTGCAAGGTCTCCGGCGTGCAGGACCTGATCGCCGTCTACCGCGAGCTGGGCAAGCGCTGCGACTACGCGCTGCACCTGGGCCTGACGGAAGCGGGCATGGGCAGCAAGGGCATCGTGGCGTCGACCGCCGCGCTGTCGGTGCTGCTGCAGGAAGGCATCGGCGACACGATCCGCATCTCGCTGACGCCGGAGCCGGGCGGCGACCGCACCAGGGAAGTCATCGTCGGTCAGGAAATCCTGCAGACGATGGGCCTGCGCAAGTTCATGCCGATGGTGATCGCGTGCCCGGGGTGCGGACGCACCACGTCGACCACGTTCCAGGAACTGGCGGACGATATCCAGACCTTCCTGCGCGAGCAGATGCCGGAATGGAAGAAGAGCCACCCGGGCGTGGAAGGGATGAACGTGGCCGTGATGGGCTGCATCGTCAACGGTCCCGGCGAATCGAAGCATGCCAACATCGGCATCAGCCTGCCGGGCACCGGCGAATCGCCGGCCGCGCCGGTGTTCGTCGACGGCCAGAAGTTCGCCACGCTGCGCGGCGACACGATCGTGCAGGAATTCCAGCAGATCGTGCTGGATTACGTGAAGAAGAATTACTCGACATCCGCCGTCGTCTGA
- the bamB gene encoding outer membrane protein assembly factor BamB — translation MRITGKVIGVSLLSMTAACSSLSSLNPFKEKDKNPPAALVDIKSPIPAKVVWKHSTGKAGLYVFSPALADNGLFIADNDGNIERLDAATGRSQWKIKAGTELTAGVGANGKLVAVGGAKGTVMAFDAATGKVQWKVQASSEVLSAPAVTDELVIVRSMDNKITAYDTRTGDRKWFLQRTTPPLTLRNAPGMVVAQPNVYVAQPAGKLLSLSLANGVPRFEVSVAEPRGATELERVSDIGGTPVVVGGDICAVTYQGKVGCFDLSTGAAKWTKPASSDVGVGADQRFVFVADDKGNVSAFGREGGQSAWKNDSLTNRVLATPLSYGRVVAVGDFQGYVHLLSREDGSMLGRVATDSSPIRSVPLVAGSNMIFQTQSGTVIAIAVE, via the coding sequence ATGCGTATCACCGGTAAAGTAATCGGCGTGAGCCTGCTGTCCATGACGGCCGCGTGCAGTTCCCTCAGCTCGCTGAATCCGTTCAAGGAAAAAGACAAGAATCCCCCGGCGGCGCTGGTGGACATCAAGTCGCCGATCCCCGCCAAGGTCGTGTGGAAGCATTCCACCGGCAAGGCCGGCCTGTACGTGTTCTCGCCGGCGCTGGCCGACAATGGCCTGTTCATCGCCGACAACGACGGCAATATCGAACGCCTCGACGCGGCCACCGGCCGCTCGCAGTGGAAGATCAAGGCCGGCACCGAGCTGACCGCGGGCGTGGGCGCCAACGGCAAGCTGGTGGCGGTGGGCGGCGCCAAGGGCACCGTGATGGCGTTCGACGCGGCCACCGGCAAGGTGCAGTGGAAGGTGCAGGCATCGTCCGAGGTGCTGTCGGCGCCGGCCGTGACCGACGAACTGGTGATCGTGCGCAGCATGGACAACAAGATCACCGCCTACGACACGCGCACGGGCGACCGCAAGTGGTTCCTGCAGCGCACCACGCCGCCGCTGACCCTGCGCAACGCGCCGGGCATGGTGGTGGCGCAGCCGAACGTCTACGTGGCGCAGCCGGCCGGCAAGCTGCTGTCGCTGTCGCTGGCGAACGGCGTGCCCCGCTTCGAGGTGTCCGTGGCCGAGCCGCGCGGCGCCACCGAGCTGGAACGCGTGTCGGACATCGGCGGCACGCCGGTCGTCGTCGGCGGCGATATCTGCGCCGTCACGTACCAGGGCAAGGTCGGCTGCTTCGACCTGTCCACGGGCGCGGCCAAGTGGACCAAGCCGGCATCGTCCGACGTGGGCGTGGGCGCCGACCAGCGCTTCGTCTTCGTCGCCGACGACAAGGGCAACGTTTCCGCCTTCGGCCGCGAAGGCGGCCAGAGCGCGTGGAAGAACGATTCGCTGACCAATCGCGTGCTGGCGACGCCGCTGTCGTACGGCCGGGTGGTCGCCGTGGGCGACTTCCAGGGCTACGTGCACCTGCTGTCGCGCGAGGACGGTTCGATGCTCGGCCGGGTGGCGACCGATAGCAGCCCGATCAGGTCGGTGCCGCTGGTGGCCGGCTCGAACATGATCTTCCAGACCCAGTCGGGAACGGTGATCGCGATCGCGGTCGAGTAA
- a CDS encoding helix-turn-helix domain-containing protein, translating to MDSEGQKQPQSQPQERRLGAAPGATLAAQREAMGLSVEQIADQLKLAPRQVVALEQGDFASLPNMAVTRGFIRAYAKVVRLDPAPLVAQIEVTPSVTPSEHTPIRREKITTTFSQSRFPTLASRQSKTKVWIVGGLVALAVIAGAGAWQAGLISPSALRKPVAGPAGTAAVNPATPAAPSAAATPGTAATTAGTPLLSPNVPLVSTPGQAPVSPENTAPLVTTPAPSATATPAATPAVPAPAGTAATPVPAAAAAQGANTLTLAFTSDSWVEIRRPGAAPLISRLVKAGSTETFEIDRQSTLIVGKPEGVQATLRGQPLALPRVANGTISRVQIK from the coding sequence ATGGATTCAGAAGGGCAGAAACAGCCGCAGAGTCAGCCGCAAGAGCGACGCCTTGGTGCCGCGCCCGGCGCAACGCTGGCCGCGCAGCGCGAGGCCATGGGCCTTTCGGTCGAGCAGATCGCGGACCAGCTGAAGCTGGCGCCGCGCCAGGTGGTGGCGCTCGAGCAGGGCGACTTCGCGTCGCTGCCGAACATGGCCGTCACGCGCGGGTTCATCCGCGCCTACGCCAAGGTGGTGCGGCTCGATCCGGCGCCGCTGGTGGCGCAGATCGAAGTGACGCCATCGGTCACTCCCAGCGAGCACACGCCGATCAGGCGCGAAAAGATCACCACCACGTTCTCGCAATCGCGCTTTCCCACGCTGGCTTCGCGCCAGTCGAAGACGAAGGTCTGGATCGTCGGCGGCCTGGTGGCGCTGGCCGTCATCGCCGGCGCCGGCGCCTGGCAGGCCGGCCTGATCTCGCCGTCCGCGCTGCGCAAGCCGGTGGCCGGCCCGGCCGGCACGGCGGCGGTCAACCCGGCCACGCCGGCTGCCCCGTCCGCCGCAGCCACGCCGGGCACCGCCGCGACCACGGCAGGCACGCCGCTGCTGTCGCCGAATGTGCCGCTGGTGTCCACGCCCGGCCAGGCACCGGTATCGCCGGAAAACACCGCGCCGCTGGTGACGACGCCGGCGCCATCCGCCACGGCCACGCCGGCTGCGACGCCTGCCGTGCCGGCGCCCGCGGGTACGGCGGCAACGCCAGTGCCGGCCGCCGCCGCGGCCCAGGGCGCGAACACGCTGACGCTGGCCTTTACGTCCGATTCGTGGGTCGAGATCCGCCGCCCCGGCGCCGCACCGCTGATTTCCCGCCTGGTCAAGGCGGGCAGCACCGAGACTTTTGAAATCGACCGCCAGTCGACGCTGATCGTCGGCAAGCCCGAGGGCGTGCAGGCCACGTTGCGCGGCCAGCCGCTGGCACTGCCGAGAGTGGCGAACGGCACCATTTCCCGCGTCCAGATCAAGTAA
- the rlmN gene encoding 23S rRNA (adenine(2503)-C(2))-methyltransferase RlmN, whose protein sequence is METTLTNLLDLDPAQLIDYCAQLGEKPFRAKQLQRWIHQFGASDFDSMTDLAKSLREKLKTRAHVTAPAVISDHTSTDGTRKWLVDVGNGNAVETVFIPEENRGTLCISTQAGCAVNCRFCSTGKQGFNRNLTVAEIIGQLWMAEFELRRTKGIEPGPKGERQITNVVMMGMGEPLLNYEPTATALKLMLDDNAYGLSRRRVTLSTSGVVPMIDKLAQDVPVALAVSLHASNDELRNGLVPLNKKYPLAELLASCKRYLEFAPRDFITFEYCMLDGFNDTDEHARELIALVNHPQYGINCKFNLIPFNPFPESGLTRSKNPRIKAFAEILMNAGIVTTIRKTRGDDIDAACGQLAGEVKDRTRVAERMEKMAEYKTKFGADFGKIVEIRS, encoded by the coding sequence ATGGAAACGACCCTCACCAACCTGCTGGACCTCGATCCCGCGCAACTGATCGACTACTGCGCGCAGTTGGGTGAGAAGCCGTTCCGCGCCAAGCAGCTGCAACGCTGGATCCACCAGTTCGGCGCGTCGGACTTCGACAGCATGACCGATCTCGCCAAGTCGCTGCGCGAGAAGCTGAAGACGCGCGCCCATGTCACGGCGCCGGCGGTGATCAGCGACCATACCTCGACGGACGGCACCCGCAAGTGGCTGGTGGACGTGGGCAACGGCAATGCCGTGGAAACCGTGTTCATTCCGGAAGAAAACCGTGGCACGCTGTGCATTTCCACCCAGGCCGGCTGCGCCGTCAACTGCCGCTTCTGCTCGACGGGCAAGCAGGGCTTCAACCGCAACCTCACGGTGGCCGAGATCATCGGCCAGTTGTGGATGGCCGAATTCGAGCTGCGCCGCACGAAAGGCATCGAGCCGGGCCCGAAAGGCGAGCGCCAGATCACCAACGTGGTGATGATGGGCATGGGCGAGCCGCTGCTGAACTACGAGCCGACCGCCACCGCGCTGAAACTGATGCTGGACGATAACGCCTACGGCCTGTCGCGCCGCCGCGTCACGCTGTCCACGTCCGGCGTCGTGCCGATGATCGACAAGCTGGCGCAGGATGTGCCGGTAGCGCTCGCGGTCTCGCTGCACGCGTCCAACGACGAGCTGCGCAACGGCCTCGTGCCGCTGAACAAGAAATACCCGCTGGCCGAGCTGCTGGCTTCGTGCAAGCGCTACCTGGAATTCGCCCCGCGCGACTTCATCACGTTCGAATACTGCATGCTGGACGGTTTCAACGATACCGACGAACATGCCCGCGAACTGATCGCGCTGGTGAATCACCCGCAATACGGCATCAACTGCAAGTTCAACCTGATTCCGTTCAACCCCTTCCCGGAATCGGGCCTGACGCGCTCGAAAAATCCCCGCATCAAGGCGTTTGCCGAGATCCTGATGAATGCCGGCATCGTGACCACGATCCGCAAGACCCGGGGCGACGACATCGACGCCGCGTGCGGCCAGCTCGCCGGCGAAGTCAAGGACCGCACCCGCGTGGCCGAGCGCATGGAAAAGATGGCGGAATACAAGACCAAGTTCGGTGCCGACTTCGGCAAGATCGTGGAGATCCGTTCCTGA
- the hfq gene encoding RNA chaperone Hfq has product MSNKGQLLQDPFLNALRKEHVPVSIYLVNGIKLQGHIESFDQYVVLLRNTVTQMVYKHAISTVVPARAVNLNIDSEAE; this is encoded by the coding sequence ATGAGCAATAAAGGGCAATTGTTACAAGACCCATTCCTGAACGCGCTGCGCAAGGAGCACGTTCCCGTCTCGATCTACCTCGTCAACGGTATCAAGTTGCAAGGTCACATCGAGTCGTTCGACCAGTACGTCGTCCTGCTGCGCAATACCGTTACGCAGATGGTGTACAAGCATGCCATTTCGACTGTGGTACCGGCCCGCGCCGTCAACCTCAACATCGATTCCGAGGCGGAGTAA
- a CDS encoding YfgM family protein, translating to MAFDHQEEEQLASLKAWWSRYGNAATWVLVAGLAAYSGWTGWQYYQRTQSVEASALYDELQASVGKDNAKVQRAAADLESRYGRSSYAQMAALAAAKSAFDASDLKTAKAKLQWVIEHGNDEYKAIAKIRLAGVLLDEKAYDAALKALDGEVPKQFSAAVSDRKGDVLAAQNKLAEARAAYLAALAGTTEKSPARQLIELKLEAVGGTVPEQKPAAA from the coding sequence ATGGCATTCGATCACCAAGAAGAAGAACAGCTCGCCTCCCTGAAGGCGTGGTGGAGCAGGTACGGCAACGCGGCGACGTGGGTGCTGGTCGCCGGCCTGGCCGCCTATTCCGGCTGGACCGGCTGGCAGTATTACCAGCGCACGCAGTCCGTCGAGGCGTCCGCGCTGTATGACGAGCTGCAGGCGTCGGTCGGCAAGGACAACGCCAAGGTGCAGCGCGCCGCAGCCGATCTGGAAAGCCGCTACGGCCGCAGTTCGTATGCGCAGATGGCCGCGCTGGCCGCCGCGAAAAGCGCGTTCGACGCCAGCGACCTGAAAACCGCCAAGGCCAAGCTGCAGTGGGTGATCGAGCATGGCAACGACGAGTACAAGGCGATCGCGAAGATCCGCCTGGCCGGCGTGCTGCTGGATGAAAAAGCCTACGACGCGGCGCTGAAGGCGCTGGACGGCGAGGTGCCGAAGCAGTTCTCGGCTGCCGTCAGCGACCGCAAGGGCGATGTGCTGGCCGCGCAGAACAAGCTGGCCGAAGCCCGCGCCGCATACCTGGCCGCGCTGGCCGGCACGACCGAGAAAAGCCCGGCGCGCCAGCTGATCGAGCTCAAGCTCGAAGCCGTGGGCGGCACGGTGCCGGAACAGAAGCCCGCCGCGGCCTGA
- the ndk gene encoding nucleoside-diphosphate kinase, which yields MAIERTLSIIKPDAVAKNVIGQIYSRFEGAGLKIVAARMTQLSRAEAEGFYAVHAARPFFKDLVDFMVSGPVMITVLEGENAIAAHRDLMGATDPKKAEKGTIRADFADSIDANAVHGSDAAETAATEIAYYFPALNVYSR from the coding sequence ATGGCAATCGAACGCACCCTGTCCATCATCAAACCGGACGCAGTCGCGAAGAACGTCATCGGCCAGATCTATAGCCGTTTCGAAGGTGCAGGCCTGAAAATCGTGGCTGCCCGCATGACCCAACTGTCGCGCGCCGAAGCCGAAGGCTTCTACGCCGTGCACGCTGCCCGTCCGTTCTTCAAGGACCTGGTCGATTTCATGGTTTCCGGCCCGGTGATGATCACCGTCCTGGAAGGCGAAAACGCCATTGCCGCGCACCGCGACCTGATGGGCGCAACCGATCCGAAGAAAGCTGAAAAAGGCACGATCCGCGCCGATTTCGCCGATTCCATCGATGCCAACGCCGTTCACGGTTCGGATGCTGCCGAAACCGCCGCCACGGAAATCGCATACTACTTCCCGGCACTGAACGTGTACTCCCGTTAA
- the hisS gene encoding histidine--tRNA ligase, producing MSENKKAEKITSVKGMPDILPADAHLWEIFENTAQSILQSYGYQNIRTPIVEETRLFARAIGAVTDIVEKEMYSFEDSMNGDQLTLRPEGTAGVVRAVLEHNLVYDGPKRLWYKGQMFRHERPQRGRYRQFHQFGAEAVGFTGPDIDAELILLCRRLWDDLGLPDIRLELNSIGDAEERARHRVDLIKYLEQHEELLDADAKRRLHSNPLRILDTKNPALQEIVEGAPKLLDYLGEESLKHFEGVKNLLDRNAVQYTVNPRLVRGIDYYNRTVFEWVTDELGSQGTVCAGGRYDPLIEQFGGKPTPAVGFAMGIERLIELMKSAGETAAPNQCDVYLVHQGAEAQMQAFILGERIRDAGLDVILHCATAAGAGSFKSQMKKADGSGASFAIIIGEDEVANNTASVKALRGAEGEQQQATVVFEEVVGYVVDQIIGGNACGDDCDEHHHHH from the coding sequence ATGTCCGAAAACAAAAAAGCAGAGAAGATCACCAGCGTGAAAGGGATGCCCGACATCCTGCCCGCCGACGCCCACCTGTGGGAGATCTTCGAGAACACCGCGCAGTCGATCCTGCAAAGCTACGGCTACCAGAACATCCGCACGCCGATCGTCGAGGAAACCCGCCTGTTCGCCCGTGCGATCGGCGCCGTGACCGACATCGTCGAAAAGGAAATGTATTCGTTCGAGGATTCGATGAACGGCGACCAGCTCACGCTGCGTCCGGAAGGCACCGCCGGCGTGGTGCGCGCCGTGCTGGAACATAACCTCGTGTACGACGGCCCGAAACGCCTGTGGTACAAGGGCCAGATGTTCCGCCACGAGCGCCCGCAGCGCGGCCGCTACCGCCAGTTCCACCAGTTCGGCGCCGAGGCGGTGGGCTTTACCGGCCCGGATATCGACGCCGAGCTGATCCTGCTGTGCCGTCGCCTGTGGGACGACCTGGGCCTGCCGGACATCCGCCTGGAACTGAACTCGATCGGCGACGCCGAAGAGCGCGCGCGCCACCGCGTGGACCTGATCAAGTATCTGGAACAGCACGAGGAACTGCTCGACGCGGACGCCAAGCGCCGCCTGCACAGCAACCCGCTGCGCATCCTGGATACCAAGAACCCGGCGCTGCAGGAAATCGTCGAGGGCGCGCCGAAGCTGCTGGACTACCTGGGCGAGGAATCGCTGAAGCACTTCGAGGGCGTGAAGAACCTGCTCGACCGCAACGCCGTGCAGTACACCGTCAACCCGCGCCTGGTGCGCGGCATCGACTACTACAACCGCACCGTGTTCGAGTGGGTGACCGACGAACTGGGCTCGCAGGGCACCGTGTGCGCCGGCGGCCGCTACGATCCGCTGATCGAGCAGTTCGGCGGCAAGCCCACGCCGGCGGTCGGCTTCGCGATGGGCATCGAGCGCCTGATCGAACTGATGAAGTCGGCCGGCGAAACGGCCGCGCCGAACCAGTGCGACGTGTACCTGGTGCACCAGGGCGCGGAAGCGCAGATGCAGGCCTTCATCCTGGGCGAGCGCATCCGCGATGCCGGGCTGGACGTGATCCTGCACTGCGCCACCGCGGCCGGCGCCGGCTCGTTCAAGAGCCAGATGAAGAAGGCCGACGGCAGCGGCGCGTCGTTCGCGATCATCATCGGCGAGGACGAAGTGGCCAACAACACCGCCAGCGTGAAGGCGCTGCGCGGCGCCGAAGGCGAACAGCAGCAGGCCACCGTGGTCTTCGAGGAAGTGGTCGGCTACGTGGTCGACCAGATCATCGGCGGCAACGCATGCGGCGACGACTGCGACGAACATCACCACCATCACTGA